Sequence from the Gammaproteobacteria bacterium genome:
ATCGAGCGTATCGTGTCCGGTTACAGCCAGTGTCTGTCTCTCGCGATTGCCGGGGCGCCTGCCCACCGTGTCTTTGAGTGTTATGGAGAACTGCGGGTTTTATGCGCGCATCGCAGCGGCATCAGTGGTGTCAGTGGCATTAACCGGCTGATCGAACAGCAGTTGATAAAAGCCGGACAGATACCGGCCAGAGTGTCGTGGTATCCCGGCCGGCCCGTGATCATCCTGAGTAACGACTATCGTCTGGGCTTGTTTAACGGTGATATGGGCATTGCGCTGGAAGATCCCGGTCGCCCGGGGCAGTTGGCGGTCTATTTCCCGCAGCCCAGCGGGGCTTACCGCACGATCTGGCCGGGCCGTCTGCCGGCCCACGACACCGTTTATGCAATGACGGTGCACAAATCCCAGGGCTCTGAATTTGGTCGTTCTGTCTTGGTTTTGCCCGAGCGACCTTCACCGGTGTTGTCGCGGGAGTTGATATACACCGCCTTGAGCCGAGCAGTGCACGCGCTGGAGATCTGGGGCAGTCAAGACATACTGTCACTGGCGGTCAGCCAGCAAGCCCGACGCAAGTCTGGATTGCAACATCGCCTGCAGTGATTGGGCCTTCTCAGCGGGCTAGCAGTGGTGTTGTCGCAACTTACAATAAGCAGCCCAACACCCGGTAAATTCTTTTGATACCACTGCACGACGACAACCCTACAGAGAGCACACCGTTTCTCACTGTCGGTCTGATCGGTGCGTGTGTACTGATTTACCTGTGGCAATGGTCGCTGGGGCCAGAACAGGTGGCGGCTGTATATGCGTTGGGTGCGATCCCGGCAGTGGTGTTTGACCATGCCAGACTTTCACCGGAACTGGAGTGGATCGCACCCGCGTTAACGCCGGTCACGTCCATGTTTCTCCATGGCGGGTTCATGCATCTTGCAGGAAATATGCTTTATCTATGGATCTTTGGTAACAACATCGAAGATGCCATGGGGCACGGCCGTTTCATCGTCTTTTATGTCATCTGCGGCATTGTCGCTGTTCTGGCACAGGCTTTACCGAACACCGAATCGACGGTGCCCATGATCGGTGCCAGTGGAGCGATATCCGGTGTGCTCGGCGCCTATCTGCTGCTTTATCCGAAGGCACGGGTACTGGTGCTGATTCCGCTCGGGTTTTTTCTGTATACGATGCGGCTTAAAGCTGGAATAGTGCTGGTGATCTGGTTCGTGATGCAGATTCTGAGTTCACTCACGACAGGTGACGGGCCCGGGGTGGCTTGGTTCGCCCATATTGGGGGCTTTGTTGCCGGTGTTGTGCTGGTGCC
This genomic interval carries:
- a CDS encoding rhomboid family intramembrane serine protease, translated to MIPLHDDNPTESTPFLTVGLIGACVLIYLWQWSLGPEQVAAVYALGAIPAVVFDHARLSPELEWIAPALTPVTSMFLHGGFMHLAGNMLYLWIFGNNIEDAMGHGRFIVFYVICGIVAVLAQALPNTESTVPMIGASGAISGVLGAYLLLYPKARVLVLIPLGFFLYTMRLKAGIVLVIWFVMQILSSLTTGDGPGVAWFAHIGGFVAGVVLVPFFKRRQVSLFQPAHSQDGWHQKKRRP